DNA from Petroclostridium xylanilyticum:
GGTAGCCCGAATGCAATATACAATTGTTTACAATTAAGTGCACAATTTAAGTTAACTGAATTATTTATTATATAAATTATCTTTATCAAAGAAATCAAAGGTGAAAAAACATGGACAAACATACTTCAAAAGCAACGTTAATTGACACTATTTATCACAATATAAAAAGGGATATTGCTCAAAGAATATTAGAACCAGGAGAAAAAATAAATATAAAAAAGCTTTCTGAACGGTATGGCGCCAGTGAAACTCCTATTAAACAAGCTTTAAATCGTCTTATTTCTGAAAATTTGATTGAAAACATTCCACGAAAAGGCATGAAGGTAAAAACTCTTCAACCAGATGAAATTGATGAAATTTTTGATATGAGATTAATGCTTGATTTATTTTACACAAAGGAAATCATCACTACTGTTAACAATAATGATTCATTGCGTGAACAGTTAGAAAAAAATGTTAAGGAGCACCTTGAAATAGTTTCTAAACCTATGCCTATTGATGCTTATATCATTAATTATGAATATGATAAGATATTTCATGAACTTTATTTAAAAAGTTCAGGTAGCAAAAAAATTGTTGAAATCTTCCACAACCTCAATCCATATATGTACACCAATTATGTCTTTAGAAGGCAATCTCCTGACAGAGATGTTGCAGGCGTAAAAGAACATGAAGCTATTTTAAATGCCATCCTCTCACAGGATGAACAAGCTTTGAAAGAGGCAGTAACAACTCATATTCTCAATTCTAAAAGGACTATTGGGCTTATTTTAAAAGTAGATAGAATGTTATAATTTTATTTGCACATATATTTTTTATATTTTATATTAGGAAAGGGGATTTTTGATATGAATTTATTTGATGTAACGGGTAAAAAGGCAATCGTAACAGGTGCTGCACAGGGACTTGCATATGGTATGGCTGAAGGTTTAATGGAAGCGGGAGTTGAGGTTGCAATTATTGATATTTCTGCAAAAACCGCTGATGTTGCTGCAGAGTTTGTAAAAAAAGGCTATAAATGCCATGCAGTTAACGCAAACCTTGGGAACAAAGCAGACCTTAAAAGAGGATTTGATGAAGCGCTTGAAAAATTAGGTGGACGCCTTGATATTATTATCAATGCTGCGGGAATTCAAAAAAGACATTTTAGTGAAGAATTTCCTGTAGAAGATTGGGAAGAAGTTATCAATGTTAATCTTAACTCCGTATTCTTTCTTTGCCAACTCGCAGGAAGACAGATGCTTAAACAAGGCTCAGGAAAAATCATTAACATCGCTTCTATGCTTAGCTTCTTTGGCGGCTACACAGTACCTGCATATGCAGCAAGTAAAGGTGGCGTAGCTCAGCTTACAAAAGCGCTTTCTAATGAATGGGCATCTAAAGGAGTTAACGTTAATGCTATAGCTCCAGGATACATGGACACAGAAATGAATGTAAATCTTGTAAATGACCCTAATAGAAATGCTGAAATTCTCGGACGTATCCCTGCAAAGAGATGGGGAACCCCTAACGATATGAAGGGTGTTGCTCTTTTCTTATCAGCTCCTGCATCTGACTACTTAAATGGTGCGATTATCCCTGTTGATGGTGGTTATTTAGGAAGATAATAATTCTTTTGTTTCTGTACAGGCGTTCCTACTCCAGGAATGCCTGTACTATTTTCTATCTCTGTTTCATCCCTTAAACAGTTATGAGCAATGTTTTCCTTTCCATAAGGCAGCAACACTATATCTGATACTTGTATTTGTCAAGTGAAAATTGAAATATCGCAAATCCATATTTGGAAAAGATTAGGTGTGAAAAGTTATTGATCAAAAATTGTAAAAAAGTACTTGACATTCACACAGCATTAGAATCATTCAATGTAGTTTGAATTACGTGTCTTTTTTGCTTTGTAAAAACTCAAATATCAAACCGCATTGACCTATGCTTCTAACAATGCTAAGATATACATAATTGATGTATTTTGATGGAGGTCTTAAATGTTTACAAATTTAAATGCAGTCATATTTGATCTGGACGGAACATTGATAGATTCCCTATGGATCTGGGACGAGATTGACATTCAGTTTCTGGGTAATAGA
Protein-coding regions in this window:
- a CDS encoding GntR family transcriptional regulator, giving the protein MDKHTSKATLIDTIYHNIKRDIAQRILEPGEKINIKKLSERYGASETPIKQALNRLISENLIENIPRKGMKVKTLQPDEIDEIFDMRLMLDLFYTKEIITTVNNNDSLREQLEKNVKEHLEIVSKPMPIDAYIINYEYDKIFHELYLKSSGSKKIVEIFHNLNPYMYTNYVFRRQSPDRDVAGVKEHEAILNAILSQDEQALKEAVTTHILNSKRTIGLILKVDRML
- a CDS encoding SDR family oxidoreductase, with the protein product MNLFDVTGKKAIVTGAAQGLAYGMAEGLMEAGVEVAIIDISAKTADVAAEFVKKGYKCHAVNANLGNKADLKRGFDEALEKLGGRLDIIINAAGIQKRHFSEEFPVEDWEEVINVNLNSVFFLCQLAGRQMLKQGSGKIINIASMLSFFGGYTVPAYAASKGGVAQLTKALSNEWASKGVNVNAIAPGYMDTEMNVNLVNDPNRNAEILGRIPAKRWGTPNDMKGVALFLSAPASDYLNGAIIPVDGGYLGR